The following proteins are co-located in the Micromonospora coriariae genome:
- a CDS encoding DUF5919 domain-containing protein, producing MSGTWWMRGRNTLRRRRRHVLVLVALAGGAIWMIVQAWQASRRETGSFAGDLYLNIGAALIMTLLTYVVLNPLFRELQTVSIIEHPRLDRDALIERVAQCRETVAILETWTSMLEGPYATRFVAALRSALANGATVKVLLLDPDSPAVRLRGEELRRRDASVAILNNLWHLARLREELPETARARLQVRVYSAAPSVQMYRWDGKAFISFFPVQGSTFDTQQIEAFVSTPLGEFVDDRFAELWETAPLEDLEACLSLRLCLRQAGRDLETCEALYVRSDGDWYIAGTDLVRNVARHGLAGLSVVLDRPEAAGEVFAIGEADELAPEVYNRVLELFRAKYGLDGRQDTENRVIFNLATTSLTTV from the coding sequence ATGTCGGGGACGTGGTGGATGCGCGGGCGCAACACCCTGCGCCGGCGCCGGCGGCACGTGCTGGTGCTGGTCGCGCTGGCCGGCGGCGCGATCTGGATGATCGTGCAGGCGTGGCAGGCGTCCCGACGGGAGACCGGCAGCTTCGCCGGTGACCTCTACCTCAACATCGGCGCCGCGCTGATCATGACGCTGCTGACCTATGTGGTGCTCAACCCGCTCTTTCGCGAACTCCAGACGGTCAGCATCATCGAGCATCCCCGGCTGGACCGGGACGCGCTTATCGAACGGGTCGCCCAGTGCCGGGAGACCGTGGCCATCCTGGAGACCTGGACCAGCATGCTCGAGGGCCCGTACGCGACCCGGTTCGTGGCAGCGCTGCGCTCCGCACTCGCCAACGGCGCCACCGTCAAGGTGCTGCTGCTGGATCCGGACTCGCCGGCGGTTCGGCTGCGCGGCGAGGAGCTGCGCCGGCGGGACGCCTCGGTGGCGATCCTGAACAACCTGTGGCACCTGGCCCGGCTCCGCGAGGAGCTGCCGGAGACCGCCCGGGCCCGGCTCCAGGTCCGGGTCTACAGCGCCGCCCCTTCGGTGCAGATGTACCGCTGGGACGGCAAGGCGTTCATCTCGTTCTTCCCGGTGCAGGGCAGCACCTTCGACACGCAGCAGATCGAGGCGTTCGTCTCCACCCCACTGGGCGAGTTCGTCGACGACCGGTTCGCCGAGCTGTGGGAGACCGCGCCCCTGGAGGACCTGGAGGCCTGCCTCAGCCTGCGGCTCTGCCTGCGGCAGGCCGGGCGGGACCTGGAGACCTGCGAGGCGCTCTACGTACGCTCCGACGGCGACTGGTACATCGCCGGCACCGACCTGGTGCGTAACGTCGCCCGGCACGGGCTGGCCGGGCTGAGCGTGGTGCTGGACCGGCCCGAGGCGGCCGGCGAGGTCTTCGCCATCGGCGAGGCCGACGAGCTGGCGCCCGAGGTCTACAACCGGGTGCTGGAGCTCTTCCGCGCCAAGTACGGCCTGGACGGCCGGCAGGACACCGAGAACCGGGTGATCTTCAATCTGGCCACCACCTCGCTGACCACCGTCTGA